Genomic window (Daucus carota subsp. sativus chromosome 5, DH1 v3.0, whole genome shotgun sequence):
GTTTCTCAAGTACCTGGACCAGTTTGGGAAGACTAAGGTGCACGGGGCAGGGTGTCCGTATTTTGGACACCCGAATCCTCCTGCCCCTTGCGCCTGCTTGCTCAAGCAGGCGTGGGGTAGCTTAGATGCCCTCATAGGCCGCCTCAGGGCGGCCTATGAGGAGAATGGAGGCCGCCCTGAATCCAATCCATTTGGAGCCAGGGCGGTTAGGATATATCTGAGGGAAGTTAAAGAAAGTCAGTCCAAGGCCAGAGGCATGCCTTATGAGAAGAAAAAGCGGAAACGGGGGGTCACTGTGAGAGCCACGCCAGGTAGCTCCAATATACAGGCAGTTGAAGCTGGAAGTGTGGATGTTAGTGGCATGATTACTGCTGCCACACCTTCTACCTCCACACTGTAGTTTGCTTAATATTCACAAAACTTTAATTTGCATCATATCTTAGTTGCTTAAGTAAAACTATGAATGGTAAGATTATCTTATTATGATTTCAGTATAACAATCTAAATGCTCAGTTTTTTTCTTGTTGAAATTCTCGTGTCTAAATTCAGTATTCCGAAATTTGACTATATGCAGGTAAAATTTTAACAGCTAGATGATGCTTAGATTAGTAGACCTAATTACTTAGGAGATCTTGAGCATATACTGGAGTTTATAATTTAGAACCTAAACAAGTTCAGTTACTAGAAGCCTTTGTGATCTATAGGaccaataaaaaatatacaggATAAAAGAGTCAGTATTGCGATAGCCGCATTCACACACACAGACACTCTACTTATGATGAAACTTGAAATATCGATGCCGTTAGTTTTGATTAAGTTTCAACTAACAGATTACTCAAGTAGCTACAAAGCTCTCCTGTATCGATCAGCagaatgttaaaaaaaaaattaagattgaAACCAGCCTATCTACCTTAAATCTGATAAACAAAGTGATCCTGACTAAAACAATTGTTAGGTGTGGATTCTTATCctgtaatacatatatatatacctggAGTATGGTAGCATGGCTCTGTCTTTGGCGACAAGGTTTCATTTCTATCAAGTACGTGTGAAAGGTTctttaacaaatataattagtCTCTTAATCAAGGTGGCTGCTTAACAGTCATGCCATTGTTTATTTAGCAACAACAACTACTTAAATGTCTTAGATAGTGAAATGCGAATGTCTACAACAATACAAGCATTCAATTATGCTAAACATTatgatttaaataatataactgATTACGTAAAATATGGGTCAAGCTACAGAGAGTATTAACATAATCTGTACTCATCGTCAATTCCTAAACATTATGCTTTAAATTTGGGTTAAGCTACAAAAGTAATGACAAAATAGTATCTCAGAAATCATGTGTTTAACTAGTACTTTAACTTGATTAGTATCTAACAGTTCTGCGGAAGAACTGGGTTTAACTAAACAATTCTGATTCAGTGTGCATGACATTCTCTATTCAAACTCTTGTTCAAGAAAGCACAATTAT
Coding sequences:
- the LOC108220112 gene encoding protein LIGHT-DEPENDENT SHORT HYPOCOTYLS 5, coding for MSSAPAAGGGGGGGGGGGAPSPSAVTPTADGGGSAAAPLSRYESQKRRDWNTFLQYLKNHKPPLTLGRCSGAHVIEFLKYLDQFGKTKVHGAGCPYFGHPNPPAPCACLLKQAWGSLDALIGRLRAAYEENGGRPESNPFGARAVRIYLREVKESQSKARGMPYEKKKRKRGVTVRATPGSSNIQAVEAGSVDVSGMITAATPSTSTL